The Candidatus Nitrosymbiomonas proteolyticus genome has a segment encoding these proteins:
- a CDS encoding electron transfer flavoprotein subunit beta, with the protein MRILVPIKRVLDPFTKVKPLADGSGIDTSGVKFEVNPFDEIALEEAVRLKESSVASEIVAVSVGGLECEEQLRKALAMGADRAILIEHPGPLEPRQVVDELLAVVHEASPDLILMGKQATDDDHNQVGQMLAERLGWPQATFASKVVVSGGSVTVTRETDSGSETLEMSAPCVITADLRLNEPRYIALPGIIKARSKPLEKRPASGSTPPRLKRVRVEAPPARAQGKRVGDVAELVEELRAQGVIG; encoded by the coding sequence ATGAGAATCTTAGTACCTATCAAGCGGGTCCTCGACCCCTTTACGAAAGTGAAACCGCTCGCCGATGGGAGCGGCATCGACACGAGCGGAGTGAAATTCGAAGTCAATCCCTTCGACGAGATCGCGCTCGAAGAGGCCGTCCGCCTGAAGGAGTCAAGTGTGGCGAGTGAAATCGTCGCAGTGAGCGTCGGCGGTCTGGAATGCGAAGAGCAGTTGCGGAAGGCCCTTGCGATGGGCGCCGACCGGGCGATTCTGATCGAACACCCCGGCCCTTTGGAGCCCAGGCAGGTGGTAGACGAACTCCTTGCGGTGGTTCACGAAGCGAGCCCCGATCTGATTCTGATGGGCAAGCAAGCCACGGACGACGATCACAATCAAGTGGGCCAGATGCTCGCCGAGCGGCTCGGCTGGCCCCAGGCTACTTTCGCCTCGAAGGTCGTCGTTTCGGGCGGTTCCGTGACGGTCACCCGCGAAACGGATTCTGGGTCGGAAACTCTGGAGATGAGCGCCCCTTGCGTAATCACGGCCGATTTGCGACTCAATGAACCGAGATACATCGCGCTGCCGGGGATCATCAAGGCTCGCAGCAAGCCCCTCGAAAAGCGCCCCGCAAGCGGCTCAACTCCACCTCGGCTGAAAAGGGTGCGCGTCGAGGCGCCCCCCGCCCGAGCTCAAGGCAAACGAGTGGGG
- a CDS encoding 3-hydroxyacyl-CoA dehydrogenase, which produces MDFERICEGDFGTKVCVIGAGTMGGGIALHLANLGFEVTLLDLTPQSVREGFERAKSASPPHLYLPQNESRVRLGSIEADLAWLAEVGWVCEAVVEKLDIKRDLFERIEPLIAPYAYVTTNTSGLEISLLAEGRSEAFRSKFMGTHFFNPPRYLKLLELIPTKETDPRAITAMTRFLEERVARRVVPAKDTPGFIANRFGMWCMYKAVHIAERLGLSVEAVDAITGPFLGRPRSGSFRLNDIVGLDIMQDIAGNLIARCPDDPFIGVLQAPESLSYLISKGWIGGKVGQGFYRREGKEFLSFDLGTKAYRQRQEPELSSLGDLGKLPLTERLREAIELRDEVGEFLRLYLIPALEYAQYLKAEISYDHLSFDRVMQWGFAWELGPFGMLDCLKPGATGVNEGPFFQEGRQLDFAGKYVSIPEELEYKSLQSFSVLEDAGLYRLRDLGEGVTAISLATKMGTIGPDLVNALGELMTSGKVERYVLTSEAKCFSAGFDLNFFREKIEQEDWEGIDRALTELQQLSLLLGQTPGCAAVFRYCFGAGLELALGCPVAAVDAECQVGFPEARVGLLPGGGGTARARCIAQVHGTQEIAKLAGRMMLGVVQNNADAARAEYALRETDVTVYHPDRLLFEAIALARSAEPIATPEWRALEGPVAGMIDSAKSQKRAAGEISEHDERIGDKVKSVLARATSFEDALDRERDAFVELCRNALTFARIQHMLATGKPLRN; this is translated from the coding sequence ATGGACTTCGAACGCATTTGCGAGGGGGATTTTGGAACGAAAGTCTGCGTGATCGGCGCGGGCACGATGGGCGGAGGGATCGCTTTACACCTAGCCAACCTAGGCTTTGAGGTCACCCTTCTCGACCTGACACCCCAGTCGGTGCGAGAGGGGTTCGAGCGGGCGAAGTCAGCAAGCCCTCCTCACCTTTATCTCCCTCAGAACGAATCCCGCGTTCGGCTGGGGAGCATCGAAGCCGACTTGGCGTGGCTTGCAGAGGTGGGCTGGGTTTGCGAGGCCGTGGTCGAGAAGCTCGACATCAAACGGGATCTTTTTGAACGCATCGAGCCTTTGATCGCTCCCTACGCTTACGTTACGACGAACACGAGCGGACTCGAGATCTCGCTCCTCGCCGAGGGTCGATCCGAAGCGTTCCGCTCGAAGTTCATGGGGACGCACTTCTTCAATCCGCCCCGATACCTCAAGCTGCTCGAACTCATCCCGACGAAGGAGACCGATCCGAGGGCGATTACGGCCATGACCCGGTTTCTCGAAGAAAGGGTCGCGCGCCGAGTGGTGCCCGCCAAAGACACCCCTGGGTTCATCGCGAACCGGTTCGGCATGTGGTGCATGTACAAAGCGGTCCATATCGCAGAGCGGTTGGGGCTCTCGGTCGAAGCCGTCGACGCCATCACCGGGCCGTTTCTCGGGAGGCCGAGAAGCGGCAGCTTTCGGCTCAACGACATCGTCGGCCTCGACATCATGCAGGACATCGCTGGGAACCTGATCGCTAGGTGCCCTGATGATCCGTTCATCGGCGTTTTGCAGGCGCCGGAATCTCTCTCGTATCTGATCAGCAAGGGATGGATCGGGGGGAAGGTCGGGCAGGGATTCTACCGCCGCGAGGGCAAGGAGTTCCTATCGTTCGACCTCGGCACGAAGGCGTACCGACAAAGGCAGGAACCGGAACTTTCTTCGCTAGGTGACCTAGGCAAACTTCCTCTCACCGAACGTCTGCGCGAGGCCATCGAACTGCGAGATGAGGTTGGAGAGTTTCTGCGCCTCTACCTGATCCCCGCCCTCGAATACGCGCAGTACCTGAAGGCCGAAATCAGCTACGACCACCTCAGTTTTGATCGTGTGATGCAGTGGGGCTTCGCGTGGGAGCTGGGACCTTTTGGGATGCTCGACTGCCTGAAACCCGGCGCAACAGGCGTCAACGAGGGGCCTTTCTTCCAAGAGGGGCGCCAACTCGACTTCGCCGGGAAGTACGTTTCGATTCCCGAAGAGCTCGAGTATAAGAGCCTCCAGTCGTTCTCTGTGCTCGAGGACGCTGGCCTTTACCGGCTCCGCGACCTTGGCGAAGGCGTTACGGCGATTTCTTTGGCGACGAAAATGGGCACGATCGGCCCTGACCTCGTCAACGCCCTTGGGGAGTTGATGACCTCGGGCAAAGTCGAGCGGTACGTGCTCACCAGCGAAGCGAAGTGCTTCTCGGCCGGCTTCGACTTGAACTTCTTTAGGGAAAAGATCGAGCAAGAGGACTGGGAGGGCATCGACCGAGCATTGACGGAGCTTCAGCAGCTTTCCTTGCTTCTTGGGCAAACGCCCGGTTGCGCGGCGGTTTTTCGCTACTGCTTTGGCGCGGGATTGGAGTTGGCGCTGGGCTGCCCAGTTGCTGCGGTCGACGCGGAGTGCCAAGTGGGCTTTCCCGAGGCGCGGGTGGGACTTCTGCCCGGGGGCGGCGGAACCGCTCGCGCGCGATGTATCGCGCAGGTTCACGGGACACAGGAGATCGCCAAGTTGGCGGGCAGGATGATGCTGGGAGTCGTTCAGAATAACGCCGATGCCGCGCGAGCCGAGTACGCCTTGCGAGAAACCGACGTGACGGTCTATCACCCGGATCGACTGCTCTTCGAAGCCATCGCCCTGGCCCGATCCGCGGAACCCATTGCGACACCGGAGTGGAGAGCCCTCGAAGGACCCGTCGCAGGCATGATCGATAGCGCCAAGAGCCAGAAGAGAGCGGCTGGAGAGATTTCAGAGCACGACGAGCGAATCGGCGATAAGGTGAAGTCGGTTCTAGCGAGGGCGACCTCCTTCGAGGATGCGCTCGACCGCGAACGGGACGCCTTCGTCGAATTGTGCCGGAACGCGCTCACCTTCGCGAGGATTCAACACATGCTCGCCACAGGCAAGCCTTTGCGAAACTGA
- a CDS encoding translation initiation factor IF-3 has translation MINERLLRFRDVRLIGADGAQVGIIATREALRMAQDAELDLVLVAPNAQPPVCRIVDYGKFKYEQERREKEHKRKTQDVKGIKISPRIAEHDLGFQVKKAIRFLEDGDKVRITCQFRAREVTRPELGKAKLAKMAELMAEYGTVERQPSLEGRLMTMVMIPKAKTGQKPDGKTESKEVGSKEVQDNRNGEVDAAQSVQQPHVPE, from the coding sequence ATGATCAACGAGCGCCTGCTTCGCTTCCGCGACGTGAGACTCATCGGCGCGGACGGAGCGCAAGTCGGCATAATCGCAACCCGCGAGGCCCTGCGGATGGCGCAGGATGCAGAACTCGACCTCGTGCTCGTCGCTCCCAACGCTCAGCCTCCCGTTTGTCGGATCGTGGATTACGGCAAGTTCAAATACGAGCAAGAGCGCCGCGAAAAGGAGCACAAGCGCAAAACGCAGGACGTAAAGGGTATAAAGATCAGCCCGCGAATTGCGGAGCACGATCTGGGATTTCAGGTCAAGAAAGCCATCCGGTTCCTCGAAGACGGGGACAAGGTGAGGATCACTTGCCAGTTTCGCGCACGGGAAGTCACCCGGCCCGAACTGGGGAAGGCCAAGCTCGCCAAGATGGCGGAACTTATGGCCGAATACGGGACCGTCGAACGTCAGCCGAGCCTCGAAGGCAGGCTTATGACGATGGTGATGATCCCGAAGGCCAAAACAGGGCAAAAGCCAGATGGCAAAACTGAAAGTAAAGAAGTCGGCAGCAAAGAGGTTCAAGATAACCGGAACGGGGAAGTTGACGCGGCGCAAAGCGTACAACAACCACATGTTCCTGAATAA
- a CDS encoding 50S ribosomal protein L35 encodes MAKLKVKKSAAKRFKITGTGKLTRRKAYNNHMFLNKSASQKRRLEEEPELCKGEAKRVKKLLGL; translated from the coding sequence ATGGCAAAACTGAAAGTAAAGAAGTCGGCAGCAAAGAGGTTCAAGATAACCGGAACGGGGAAGTTGACGCGGCGCAAAGCGTACAACAACCACATGTTCCTGAATAAGAGCGCGTCGCAGAAGCGAAGGCTCGAAGAAGAACCCGAACTCTGCAAAGGCGAGGCCAAGAGGGTCAAGAAACTCCTCGGCCTCTAA
- a CDS encoding 50S ribosomal protein L20, with the protein MARVKRGLMRHKRHKKVIASASGYWGRKKNVFRRANEQVMKSGQYAFRDRRARKRQFRRLWITRITAACRLCDIKYSDLIHGLTTKGIAVDRKQLSELAINDMDAFKKLAQTATS; encoded by the coding sequence ATGGCAAGAGTCAAACGTGGCCTGATGCGCCACAAACGACACAAGAAGGTCATCGCCAGCGCGAGCGGCTATTGGGGACGAAAGAAGAACGTCTTCCGCAGGGCCAACGAGCAGGTCATGAAGTCGGGGCAATACGCCTTCCGCGACCGAAGGGCCCGCAAGCGCCAGTTCCGAAGACTCTGGATCACGAGGATCACAGCGGCCTGCAGGTTGTGCGACATCAAGTACAGCGACCTGATCCACGGTCTCACAACAAAGGGGATCGCCGTCGATCGAAAGCAGCTCAGCGAACTCGCCATCAACGACATGGACGCGTTCAAGAAGCTCGCTCAAACCGCGACGTCCTAG
- a CDS encoding RNA-splicing ligase RtcB has translation MQLVEGIPVWGEPIQEDALKQMRTCALDARFVALMADHHVGYSVPIGGVVAYAHHVSPSGVGFDIACGNKAVVTDMNGTELRSSIKSIMDDVWSRLSFGVGRVNKLEKVDHELFDDPAWKVRAVGPLKQLARDQLGTIGGGNHFVDLFTDEQDRVWIGVHFGSRGLGHRIATHFIEAGGGKDAMFVAPVLLHIESELGKEYLEAMRLAGRYAYAGRDWVCGQVLSILGANPLDEVHNHHNFAWRETHFGEELWVVRKGATPAFPGQSGFVGATMGDTSVILEGVDSEESKLALYSTVHGAGRVLSRTQAKGKVQRRSGKVLAAGKVTREVMDERIRSAGVELRGADVDESPHCYKKLDEVLEHHKATIRVLHRLTPVGVAMAGPETRDPYKD, from the coding sequence GTGCAGCTCGTCGAAGGAATCCCCGTTTGGGGTGAGCCGATCCAAGAGGATGCCCTCAAGCAGATGCGAACGTGCGCGCTCGACGCACGGTTCGTCGCGTTGATGGCGGACCACCACGTCGGGTACTCCGTTCCGATCGGCGGGGTCGTCGCTTATGCGCACCACGTCTCGCCGAGCGGCGTAGGGTTCGACATCGCCTGCGGCAACAAGGCCGTCGTCACCGACATGAACGGGACGGAACTCCGAAGCTCCATCAAGTCGATCATGGACGACGTTTGGTCCAGGCTCAGCTTTGGCGTCGGACGGGTCAACAAGTTGGAGAAGGTCGATCATGAGTTGTTCGACGACCCGGCTTGGAAGGTTCGTGCGGTCGGCCCGCTGAAACAGCTCGCGCGCGACCAATTGGGAACCATCGGCGGCGGAAACCACTTCGTAGACCTCTTCACCGATGAGCAGGACCGCGTATGGATTGGAGTTCACTTCGGGTCGAGAGGGTTGGGGCACAGGATCGCAACTCACTTCATTGAGGCGGGCGGGGGCAAAGACGCGATGTTCGTGGCTCCGGTTTTGCTGCACATCGAGTCTGAGTTGGGAAAGGAGTACTTGGAGGCGATGCGGCTTGCGGGCCGCTACGCCTACGCCGGCCGGGATTGGGTCTGCGGCCAGGTGCTTTCGATCCTCGGCGCGAATCCGCTCGACGAAGTCCACAATCACCATAACTTCGCCTGGCGGGAGACTCATTTTGGCGAAGAGCTATGGGTGGTAAGGAAGGGGGCCACACCGGCGTTTCCTGGCCAGAGCGGGTTCGTCGGAGCGACGATGGGAGACACCTCGGTGATCCTCGAAGGCGTCGACAGCGAGGAGTCGAAACTTGCGCTCTATTCCACCGTCCACGGCGCAGGGCGAGTTCTGAGCCGAACGCAGGCGAAGGGCAAGGTTCAGCGAAGGTCCGGGAAGGTGTTGGCCGCCGGGAAGGTCACCCGCGAGGTGATGGACGAGCGCATCCGTTCCGCAGGAGTCGAACTTCGCGGAGCCGACGTGGACGAATCTCCGCACTGCTACAAGAAGCTCGACGAGGTGCTGGAACACCACAAGGCCACGATTCGGGTTCTGCACCGACTGACGCCGGTCGGCGTTGCGATGGCCGGCCCGGAAACGCGAGACCCGTACAAGGACTGA
- a CDS encoding 4-hydroxy-3-methylbut-2-en-1-yl diphosphate synthase, translated as MEAIRPFQQRRASRLIKVGPLTIGGGAPIVVQSMITEETRNIAACVDQIEALHRVGCELVRVTTPNLNEAKCLEEIRAKLRERGVQVPLVADVHHQGSAIAVEVAQHVDKVRINPGLFVFRKRVQRTLDYSPEEHALELEAIEEDLAPVIEACKRHGTAMRIGVNHGSLSERMLVTYGDTPEGMVESALEYIRLCDKHDFREIVVSLKASRVPIMLAANRLFASRSEYPLHLGVTEAGDGQYARVKSTAGIATLLNEGIGDTIRVSLSEDPIQEISVCYDILQATGLRRTKTEFIACPSCGRTKFDLPSVFRRVKEATGHLTGLDIAVMGCIVNGPGEMADANYGYVGQAGGKIALYRGHECVKNNILQECGVDELIALLKADGVWVEPSSEPAPKALHELPLLG; from the coding sequence ATGGAAGCGATCCGACCGTTCCAACAAAGGCGCGCGAGCCGACTCATCAAGGTGGGGCCCCTCACGATTGGGGGCGGCGCGCCGATCGTCGTGCAGTCGATGATCACGGAAGAGACGCGGAACATCGCTGCGTGCGTGGATCAAATCGAGGCCCTGCATCGGGTGGGATGCGAACTGGTCAGGGTGACGACTCCCAACCTCAACGAAGCGAAGTGCCTCGAGGAGATTCGCGCGAAGCTTCGCGAGCGAGGAGTGCAAGTGCCGTTGGTCGCGGACGTCCACCACCAAGGCTCCGCGATCGCAGTGGAGGTCGCCCAACACGTCGACAAGGTCCGAATCAACCCCGGCCTTTTCGTTTTTCGGAAGCGCGTTCAGCGAACGCTCGACTACAGCCCCGAAGAGCACGCCCTCGAACTCGAAGCGATTGAGGAAGACCTAGCGCCGGTGATCGAAGCGTGCAAACGACACGGAACGGCGATGCGGATCGGCGTCAATCACGGTTCGCTTTCTGAGCGGATGCTCGTCACGTATGGCGATACTCCCGAAGGTATGGTAGAGAGCGCGCTCGAATACATTCGGCTTTGCGACAAGCACGACTTTCGCGAGATCGTCGTGTCCCTCAAAGCCAGCCGGGTACCCATCATGCTCGCCGCGAATCGGTTGTTCGCATCGAGATCGGAGTATCCCCTCCACCTCGGGGTGACCGAAGCTGGAGACGGCCAGTACGCTCGCGTCAAGTCGACCGCGGGGATCGCGACGCTCCTCAATGAAGGGATCGGCGACACGATCCGCGTTTCCCTTTCGGAAGATCCAATTCAAGAAATCTCCGTTTGTTATGACATTCTCCAAGCTACGGGTTTGAGGCGAACGAAGACCGAGTTTATCGCTTGCCCTTCATGTGGGCGAACCAAGTTCGACTTGCCCTCAGTATTTCGAAGGGTGAAGGAGGCGACCGGCCACCTAACGGGGCTTGATATTGCGGTGATGGGCTGCATCGTCAACGGTCCCGGAGAGATGGCGGACGCGAACTATGGTTACGTGGGACAGGCAGGAGGGAAGATCGCTTTGTATAGGGGCCATGAGTGCGTCAAGAACAACATCCTCCAAGAGTGTGGAGTTGACGAGTTGATCGCGTTACTCAAGGCGGATGGTGTTTGGGTCGAACCTTCTTCTGAGCCCGCCCCCAAAGCGCTTCACGAACTTCCGCTACTTGGTTGA
- a CDS encoding anthranilate synthase component I produces MIVPFIEEYRQLAASGRRIPVYCDLLADMETPLGAYWKLAQDQNCSFLLESVTGGEHLARYSILGSRPRLTIRSKGNTIRRITRSGEQHIPLPPGEDPLAYVARELAGPEVLRVPGMPKFIGGAVGLVGYDFVRFIEDLPHRPPDDLEIDDVALHITDCVVVFDHARNLIRILALADGSDESYAQSVAEIERVAARLSRPLPELPASVGSNSEPISNQTREQYESAVRRVKEYIEQGDCIQAVLAQRLSVSTRAHPLTIYRALRSFNPSPYMFLVRFGDFDLVGASPELLVSLDGRTCRVRPIAGTRRRGASPEEDAQLEAELLADQKELAEHIMLVDLGRNDLGRVCRFGTVAVREKMAVERYSHVMHIVSEVTGELGAGRDAYDLLRATFPAGTVSGAPKVRAMEIIDELEPTSRGPYAGCVGYIGFDGAMDTAIAIRTILLKNGTGHVYAGAGIVFDSVPEREYDETLAKAEAALRALRQGSSGGRLGA; encoded by the coding sequence ATGATAGTCCCCTTCATTGAAGAGTACAGGCAGCTTGCGGCTTCCGGCCGCAGGATTCCGGTCTATTGCGATCTGCTCGCCGACATGGAGACCCCGCTCGGAGCTTATTGGAAGCTCGCTCAAGATCAGAACTGCAGCTTTCTGCTCGAAAGCGTCACCGGAGGTGAGCACCTCGCGCGGTACAGCATCCTTGGGTCGCGCCCCCGACTGACGATCCGGTCGAAGGGGAACACGATCCGAAGGATCACGAGGTCGGGCGAGCAGCACATTCCGTTGCCTCCGGGCGAGGATCCCTTGGCGTACGTCGCCCGTGAGTTGGCCGGACCCGAGGTTCTTCGGGTGCCAGGAATGCCCAAGTTCATCGGTGGAGCGGTTGGGTTGGTGGGATACGACTTCGTGCGGTTCATCGAAGACCTTCCTCATCGCCCGCCCGACGACCTGGAGATCGACGACGTAGCTCTTCACATCACGGACTGCGTGGTGGTCTTCGATCATGCCCGGAACCTCATTCGCATCCTCGCCTTGGCGGACGGTTCGGACGAAAGCTACGCGCAATCCGTAGCCGAAATCGAGCGCGTTGCTGCCCGGCTTTCGCGGCCGCTCCCCGAACTCCCCGCGTCAGTCGGCTCGAACTCGGAGCCGATCTCGAACCAAACCCGCGAGCAATATGAGTCGGCGGTTCGCAGGGTGAAGGAGTACATCGAACAAGGCGATTGCATCCAAGCGGTGCTGGCGCAACGGCTCTCGGTCTCGACGCGGGCCCACCCCCTCACGATCTACCGGGCGCTCCGCTCGTTCAACCCCTCGCCCTACATGTTTCTCGTTCGGTTTGGCGACTTCGACCTCGTTGGGGCTTCGCCGGAACTCCTGGTGAGCCTCGACGGCAGAACGTGCCGAGTCCGGCCGATCGCGGGAACCCGTCGTCGGGGAGCCTCACCCGAAGAAGACGCCCAACTCGAAGCCGAACTGCTCGCCGACCAGAAAGAGCTTGCGGAACACATTATGCTCGTCGACCTCGGCCGGAACGACTTGGGCAGGGTCTGCCGATTCGGAACGGTCGCCGTGCGCGAAAAGATGGCCGTCGAGCGGTACAGCCACGTGATGCACATCGTCAGCGAGGTCACGGGCGAGTTGGGGGCCGGGCGAGACGCTTACGATCTGCTGCGGGCGACTTTTCCGGCGGGTACGGTAAGCGGCGCGCCCAAGGTTCGAGCGATGGAGATCATCGACGAACTCGAACCGACGTCCCGGGGCCCTTATGCGGGTTGCGTCGGCTACATCGGCTTCGACGGCGCGATGGACACCGCGATCGCCATCCGCACGATCCTCCTCAAGAACGGTACGGGGCACGTCTACGCGGGCGCAGGGATCGTCTTTGACTCGGTCCCTGAGCGTGAATACGACGAGACCCTTGCAAAAGCGGAGGCCGCCCTCCGCGCGCTCCGTCAAGGTTCATCTGGAGGCCGACTCGGAGCTTGA
- a CDS encoding tyrosine phenol-lyase, translating into MREIIEPFRIRSVEPIRFNSPDDRKSILEQANWNVFKIDAEEVLIDLLTDSGTAAMSSAQWAAIMVGDESYAGSKSYKAFVTQVKSIFGFEHIIPVHQGRAAEKILMSIVGGEGKSVPNNNHFDTTRANIEFTGAKAVDLVVEEANDFDSEFPFKGNIDLDKLSAFLDENAGRVPIGMITVTNNTGGGQPVSMENIRKVAALYKQAGAPFYIDACRFAENAWLIKQREPGYADKSPLEIAREMFSYADGATMSLKKDGFGNIGGFLAMNDPQLAEQARNLLILTEGFPTYGGMAGRDLQALAVGLEEVLDEKYLEYRAATIRYMAEHLLATGVRIVQPPGGHAVYIDAKHFYPHIPPESFPGQALVCQLYLKGGIRAVEVGSLMFGRSIDGREYPAERELVRLAMPRRVYTQAHVNYVCEVIAEMFEERSRVQGLRITRQSPILRHFTADLAPVLA; encoded by the coding sequence ATGAGGGAGATCATCGAGCCCTTTCGAATTCGAAGCGTCGAACCGATCCGCTTCAACTCGCCCGACGACCGCAAGTCGATTTTGGAGCAGGCCAACTGGAACGTGTTCAAGATCGACGCGGAAGAAGTACTTATCGACCTGCTTACCGACAGCGGAACCGCCGCCATGTCTTCGGCGCAATGGGCCGCGATCATGGTGGGTGATGAGAGCTATGCCGGTTCGAAGAGCTACAAGGCGTTCGTAACCCAGGTCAAGAGCATCTTTGGGTTCGAACACATCATCCCGGTGCATCAGGGTCGCGCTGCCGAGAAGATCCTCATGAGCATCGTGGGCGGAGAGGGCAAGTCCGTCCCCAACAACAACCACTTCGACACCACAAGGGCCAACATCGAGTTCACAGGGGCGAAGGCCGTCGACCTTGTGGTCGAAGAGGCCAACGACTTCGATAGCGAGTTCCCGTTCAAGGGCAATATCGACCTCGACAAACTCAGCGCGTTCCTCGACGAGAACGCTGGGCGGGTGCCGATTGGGATGATCACCGTGACCAATAACACCGGCGGAGGCCAGCCGGTTTCGATGGAGAACATCCGAAAGGTCGCGGCTTTATACAAGCAAGCTGGCGCGCCCTTCTATATCGACGCTTGCCGGTTTGCCGAAAACGCCTGGCTCATCAAGCAGCGAGAACCCGGATATGCCGATAAGTCACCCCTCGAAATCGCCCGCGAGATGTTTTCGTACGCTGACGGTGCGACGATGAGCCTCAAGAAGGACGGCTTCGGAAACATTGGGGGCTTCTTGGCGATGAACGACCCCCAATTGGCGGAGCAAGCGCGAAACCTGCTCATTTTGACGGAGGGATTCCCCACGTATGGCGGGATGGCTGGCCGAGACCTTCAGGCCCTGGCCGTGGGGCTGGAGGAAGTTCTCGACGAGAAGTACCTCGAATACCGGGCCGCTACCATTCGCTATATGGCGGAGCATCTTCTCGCGACCGGGGTGCGGATCGTCCAACCTCCTGGCGGACACGCGGTCTATATCGACGCCAAACACTTCTACCCGCACATCCCACCCGAGAGCTTCCCCGGCCAGGCGCTCGTGTGCCAACTGTATCTGAAAGGCGGCATCCGGGCCGTCGAGGTTGGATCCCTCATGTTCGGCAGGTCGATTGATGGACGGGAATACCCGGCCGAGCGCGAGCTTGTGAGACTTGCGATGCCTCGCCGAGTCTATACACAAGCTCATGTGAACTACGTTTGCGAGGTGATCGCCGAGATGTTCGAGGAGCGGTCTCGAGTTCAGGGACTGAGAATCACCCGCCAGTCGCCGATCCTCAGGCACTTCACGGCGGACTTGGCGCCGGTTTTGGCATGA
- a CDS encoding 3-isopropylmalate dehydratase small subunit: MEMIGEPDGLPGGTPPSPCKTYAKLNRVEPLTRVSGKIAVYAADDVDTDRIIPALYLSRVSRFGYGELLFRNVRGGDFPLDAPEAQGAVILVAGSNFGCGSSREHAVWAIQQAGFRAVIGRKKADSPAFSDIFRQNAANCGLLLVDLPEDQHQVLVDAGSGASIEIDLERQEVIVGSHRFKFEIAPATRNALLKGLDLIGTTLELEDRISSFEKSRRAFQPPETEPVP, encoded by the coding sequence ATGGAGATGATAGGGGAACCAGATGGGCTCCCTGGAGGGACACCTCCATCTCCCTGCAAGACCTATGCCAAACTGAACAGAGTGGAACCCCTGACCCGAGTATCTGGGAAGATTGCCGTATACGCGGCGGACGACGTGGACACCGACCGGATCATCCCGGCGCTCTACCTGTCGCGTGTGTCCAGGTTCGGGTATGGCGAACTGCTTTTTAGGAACGTCCGGGGCGGAGACTTCCCGCTGGACGCGCCAGAGGCTCAAGGGGCGGTGATCCTTGTTGCCGGTTCGAACTTTGGGTGTGGCTCCTCCCGAGAGCACGCAGTTTGGGCGATTCAACAGGCAGGATTTCGGGCGGTGATTGGACGCAAGAAGGCCGACAGCCCTGCGTTCAGCGACATCTTTCGGCAAAACGCGGCCAATTGCGGATTGCTTCTGGTCGATTTGCCCGAGGACCAGCACCAGGTTCTCGTCGATGCGGGCTCAGGAGCCTCGATCGAAATCGATCTGGAACGGCAGGAGGTGATCGTGGGAAGCCACCGTTTCAAGTTCGAAATCGCTCCCGCAACGAGGAACGCTCTTCTGAAAGGACTCGACCTCATCGGAACGACCTTGGAACTCGAAGACCGGATTTCCTCGTTTGAAAAGAGTCGCCGCGCCTTTCAGCCCCCCGAAACCGAGCCGGTCCCATGA